CCCTGAACATGCGGATGAGCTCCGAGTCGACCTGGACCCTTCCCCGGGGGTCGGATTCGACGAAGTCCGGCAGGCGGCTCTGTACGTCAGGGCTCTGCTCGATGAGTTGGGCATCAAGGGATACCCGAAGACCACCGGGTCGAAGGGTCTGCACGTCTACGTGCGGCTGCAACCCCGGTGGACGCCGTACGAGGTGCGGGCCGCGGCCGTGGCCATGGCGCGCGAGCTGGAACGGCGCCATCCCGGCACGATGACCGCCGCATGGTGGAAGGAGGAGCGCGGCCGGCGGGTGTTCGTCGACTTCAACCAGAACGCTCCACACAAGACGGTCTTCGGCGCGTGGTCGGTGCGCGCTCGTCGAGGAGCCCAGGTATCGACGCCGTTGCGATGGCAGGAGATCGTGGCGGTGGATCCGGATGCGCTCACCATCGCTACCGTTCCCGAACGGGTGGCTCAGCTCGGAGACCCCTGGGAGGATCTGGCGAGCGTTCCGCAGTCGATCGAGCCGCTGCTGGAGATGTATCAGCGG
This Rhabdothermincola sediminis DNA region includes the following protein-coding sequences:
- the ligD gene encoding non-homologous end-joining DNA ligase, with the translated sequence MVKRPSDSVIVSAAGREVEITNPGKVFFPARGETKLDLVRYYQQVEEPLMRAMQGRPVLLQRFPDGVRGSHFFQKRVPANRPDWLRTTIVSTPNGTRSRALVAADLAHVLWAVNLGCLGFHVWPSLASDPEHADELRVDLDPSPGVGFDEVRQAALYVRALLDELGIKGYPKTTGSKGLHVYVRLQPRWTPYEVRAAAVAMARELERRHPGTMTAAWWKEERGRRVFVDFNQNAPHKTVFGAWSVRARRGAQVSTPLRWQEIVAVDPDALTIATVPERVAQLGDPWEDLASVPQSIEPLLEMYQRDLASGLMDAPWPPVYPKMPDEPPRVAPSRARKNR